The Pedobacter mucosus genome window below encodes:
- the ruvA gene encoding Holliday junction branch migration protein RuvA yields the protein MYAYIDGKLTFKNPAYVVVETGGIGYHINISLNTYSALADVERCKLYTWVHVKEDSHTMYGFAEEGERRLFLHLISVTGIGPGTGRMILSSITPIEIQTAIVKADLPLIQKIKGLGAKTAQRLVLELQDKLKKEGVDSLISMPQHNTIKDEALSALVMLGFAKQTAEKTIDQILKVTEGTLSVEQLIKQALKNL from the coding sequence ATGTACGCTTATATTGATGGTAAATTAACTTTCAAAAACCCAGCCTATGTGGTGGTTGAAACTGGAGGTATAGGGTATCATATTAACATTTCTTTAAATACATATAGTGCTTTGGCCGATGTTGAAAGGTGTAAATTGTACACTTGGGTACATGTAAAAGAAGATTCGCATACCATGTACGGGTTCGCCGAAGAAGGCGAACGCCGTTTGTTTTTACATTTAATTTCTGTAACAGGCATTGGCCCGGGCACCGGCCGGATGATTTTATCTTCTATTACGCCGATAGAAATTCAAACTGCTATTGTTAAGGCTGATTTACCTTTAATACAGAAAATCAAGGGTTTAGGTGCTAAAACGGCACAACGTCTGGTTTTAGAGTTGCAGGATAAATTAAAAAAAGAAGGGGTAGATTCATTAATTTCTATGCCTCAACACAATACTATTAAAGATGAAGCGTTATCAGCATTAGTGATGCTAGGTTTCGCCAAACAAACCGCAGAAAAAACCATTGATCAAATTTTGAAAGTAACTGAAGGCACGCTTTCAGTAGAGCAGTTAATTAAACAAGCTTTAAAGAATTTATAG
- the sprA gene encoding cell surface protein SprA — MKKTSTLLSVFVLFFIFSYQNSFSQVVIGKADTATSKNNFSLNEKQRLGINGNSNPFSPAPSNLKRVVEYDAVNKRYVVKELIGDKYVLQTQYLTIDQYQRLVNSELKRGNWRSISNTEVSDFRSTGIIPQIQVNSKSFEKLFGGTTIDIQPRGEAELTFLGRVNKNENPLFNEAQRVQTNFDFNQRIQMDLVGNIGTKLKIKTNYNTEAQFDFENQIKLDYTGGKDEIIQKIEAGNVSMPLNTSLITGTQALFGLKTQLKFGKLNVTSVYTQQKSESREIRITNGAQQNTFSISADSYEVNRHYFLSQYFRNTYNKNLANAPIITSPIQITKIEVWITNKSGSTTDSRDVIGFLDLGENQPFNTALFSPGTSGLPAGTTATGFPQQSNNLLARLPAGSRLTNSNDIISFFQSNGGTDNFAKLTYARKLTEREFTFQPQLGYVSLNNPLNADEVLAVAYRYTYNGVEYQVGEFSTDISFDPNNPKVLYAKLLKNETTKIALPTWDLMMKNIYSIGGYQISNVNFKLDVFRIDNETGVESPVMTEGQNTANRQWIALTEFDRLNQQNERRPDGVFDFVSVNGAFGSYVAAGANVNSSLSASNISSLVNNTNTGYVTIDPTNGRIIFPIIEPFGKDLAARFLPSEQALIDKYTFTALYDSTQIIARQLFQNKNRYLIKGNYQSEISSEFSLNAINVPEGSVKVFAGTMPLTEGIDFTVDYQGGRVSIINQALLVSGQPIRITTENNELFGLQQRSLFGTRLDYRVNSKLNLGGTIMNLTEKPLTQKVNIGEEPISNTIWGADINYSSPSRFLTKLVDKLPFLSTKAPSNVTFYGEYAQLIPGHPKTLNFAGSKNGVSYLDDFEASRSVIDLKSAISWQISGTPQMFNESQLIDNLAYGYNRARFAFYNIDPTFYNSASTTTPSNIRNNRNELSNHYVREIIEQEVFPFKETATGQALNLITLDVAYYPTVRGPYNFRTSGFRTDGSLLQPQNNWGGFQRRIETNDFEALNVGFIEFWVMDPFLYKPNSTGGDLYFNLGNISEDILKDGRKSLENGLPDTNDPTKYDETNWGRVPKLQPVVQAFANDPASRRAQDVGLDGLSDANERVKFASAINLIKSQLNATAATAIDADPASDDYTYFRGPELDQINAGILKRYEKYNGTEGNSKTAQQSQEELGLENSASTSLPDGEDINRDNNMTQSDEYFQYKVSVRPADLVVGQNFITDKVISQVRLANGNAQAVSWYQFRIPIGQYQQKVGGIQDFKSIRFFRMFMTNFADTAIMRFAKLQLIRGEWREYNATNGSAQVIVDPSLPALTPDNSSIEVSTVNIEENGKRSPIPYVTPPGILRERDYSNYRGDTRLNEQSLAVTVKTLRDGYGRAAFKTAYSDFRSYKHLEMFVHAEAVNNQLISDNDVAAFLRIGTDNQDNYYEYVMPLKITAPNTSDPDAIWPDANRMDIDLTLFQNAKLARNVAKLANGQSWPINVPFTYSDGTRTIIVKGQPDMSKVRVYMLGIKNPIRNISDELDDGLEKSVLVWFNELRLTEFDEKGGWAATARLNLKLADFADLNLSGSKSSIGFGSIDSKVSERNRADNVLLDVSSAVELGKFLPQKSGIRIPMFINYSKQVSTPQYNPRTPDIELKNALNQSTKEQKDSILNFAQDYTVRRGINFTNVHKERTSNAKPVRLWDIENFAASYAYTQFNHRDFINQNSLQNTYRGSLQYNYSKEAKTFAPFEKIIKSNTLALLRDFNFSILPSSINFRIDVDRLYSENTLRNNDPNNTIGVYKGGYGTTFNKNFNVSRVYGIAWNLTKSLQLDFNATNYSIIDEPDGKIEGLKRDTVWENLKRLGRTTNYNHNLNVTYNLPIEKIPGLNWITVKTRYGTNFNWETEPLATLNDPTIDLGNTIQNSRNLQVNPTLNLTTLYNKFGFIRNTTNDQDENMLKSFFINLLTSLKNVNINYAQTKGVFLPGYLPTTKYFGMDAGAPGLGFVFGSQRDIRDMALSNNWLTTDTLQTQLYVNTLREDLQFTGQLEPFKDLRVTLRASKAQTRNFSTNFRYVASVASFENLSAITTGDYSISYIALGTAFKESNSSTISVLFNQFMANRIIISRRLGAQNRNSSGVVGNYADGYGKESQDVLISAFMAAYTGHDPGKTKMNSFPKIPLPNWTLTYDGLTKIPFIADKLSSISLRHGYRSAYNINGFNSLLRYEESNGSSINRDANNNFLPQFQFAQVTVSEYFSPLIGVDTRFKNNLTATFELNRSRLLGLSLSNSQLAQLSENNLVLGLGYRTTKFRFPFGWFKSLKMDNNMDFKLDVAVRDNKTVIYRADVAEAEISSGAKNITLRPSVDYVLNQKFNVKFFYDSNITKPYTSQTFNTSFSNFGFSLRFTFN; from the coding sequence TTGAAGAAAACCTCTACTTTACTATCTGTATTTGTTTTATTTTTTATATTTTCTTATCAAAACTCCTTCTCACAAGTCGTTATAGGTAAGGCAGATACGGCTACGTCCAAAAATAACTTCAGTTTAAATGAGAAGCAACGATTAGGTATTAACGGAAATTCCAATCCATTTTCTCCTGCTCCAAGTAATTTAAAAAGAGTTGTAGAATACGATGCCGTAAATAAAAGATATGTTGTTAAAGAATTAATTGGAGATAAGTATGTACTTCAAACACAGTATTTAACAATTGATCAGTATCAACGTTTAGTTAACAGTGAACTAAAACGCGGTAACTGGCGTAGTATTTCAAATACTGAAGTAAGTGATTTCAGAAGTACCGGAATTATTCCTCAAATACAAGTAAACAGTAAATCTTTCGAAAAATTATTTGGAGGTACAACCATTGATATTCAACCAAGGGGAGAAGCAGAGCTTACTTTTTTAGGTAGAGTAAATAAAAATGAAAATCCGCTTTTTAACGAAGCACAAAGGGTACAAACCAATTTTGATTTTAACCAAAGAATCCAGATGGATCTTGTCGGGAATATTGGTACGAAGTTAAAAATCAAAACAAATTATAATACAGAAGCGCAGTTTGATTTTGAGAATCAAATTAAGCTTGATTATACTGGCGGAAAGGATGAAATTATCCAGAAAATTGAAGCTGGTAATGTGAGTATGCCTTTAAATACTTCGTTAATTACAGGTACGCAGGCACTTTTTGGTTTAAAAACACAGCTTAAGTTTGGTAAATTAAATGTAACCAGTGTTTATACTCAACAGAAGTCAGAATCAAGAGAAATTAGAATAACAAATGGCGCTCAGCAAAATACTTTTAGTATTAGCGCAGATAGTTACGAGGTAAATAGGCATTATTTTTTATCTCAATATTTTAGAAATACCTATAACAAAAACCTCGCAAACGCACCTATTATAACTTCGCCAATCCAGATTACAAAAATCGAAGTTTGGATAACGAATAAATCTGGAAGCACAACCGATTCACGAGATGTAATCGGTTTTTTAGATCTTGGAGAAAATCAGCCCTTTAACACCGCTTTATTTAGTCCGGGCACTTCTGGTTTACCAGCAGGAACAACTGCAACGGGATTTCCTCAGCAATCTAATAATTTATTAGCAAGGCTTCCGGCAGGTTCGCGACTAACCAATTCGAATGATATCATATCGTTTTTCCAATCTAATGGTGGGACAGATAATTTTGCAAAACTTACCTATGCAAGGAAATTAACCGAACGTGAATTTACTTTTCAGCCCCAATTGGGCTATGTTTCCTTAAACAATCCGCTAAATGCCGATGAGGTTTTAGCTGTTGCCTACCGCTATACTTATAATGGAGTAGAATATCAGGTGGGGGAATTTTCGACAGATATTTCTTTTGATCCTAATAATCCGAAGGTTCTTTATGCGAAATTGTTGAAAAATGAAACAACGAAAATAGCATTGCCAACTTGGGATTTAATGATGAAAAACATTTATTCTATTGGCGGCTATCAAATTAGCAATGTTAATTTTAAGTTGGATGTTTTTAGGATTGATAATGAAACCGGAGTTGAAAGTCCGGTGATGACTGAAGGGCAGAATACGGCGAACAGGCAATGGATAGCCTTAACGGAATTTGATCGATTAAATCAGCAAAATGAACGAAGGCCGGATGGGGTTTTTGATTTTGTATCTGTAAATGGTGCATTTGGATCTTACGTTGCCGCAGGAGCTAATGTTAATTCAAGTCTTTCTGCATCCAATATTTCATCATTGGTTAACAATACCAATACTGGCTATGTAACCATAGACCCAACTAATGGCAGAATTATTTTCCCAATTATTGAACCTTTTGGAAAAGATTTAGCCGCCAGATTCCTGCCAAGCGAACAAGCCTTAATTGATAAATACACATTTACAGCGCTATACGATTCTACGCAGATTATCGCCAGACAGCTTTTTCAGAATAAAAATAGATACCTTATTAAAGGAAATTACCAATCAGAAATTTCTTCTGAATTTAGTTTAAATGCGATAAATGTTCCAGAAGGATCTGTAAAAGTATTTGCTGGTACCATGCCTTTGACCGAAGGGATTGATTTCACGGTTGATTATCAGGGAGGGCGGGTGAGTATCATTAATCAGGCGCTTTTAGTTTCTGGTCAGCCGATTAGAATTACTACAGAAAACAACGAACTTTTCGGATTACAGCAGCGGTCTTTATTTGGTACTCGTTTAGATTATCGTGTAAATAGCAAGCTTAATCTGGGTGGAACAATAATGAACCTTACCGAAAAACCCCTTACACAAAAAGTTAATATTGGCGAAGAACCGATATCAAATACCATTTGGGGAGCGGATATTAACTATAGTTCTCCATCCAGGTTTTTAACAAAACTTGTAGATAAGCTTCCTTTTTTATCAACCAAAGCGCCATCTAACGTTACCTTTTATGGAGAATATGCGCAGTTAATTCCTGGTCACCCGAAGACATTAAATTTTGCAGGTAGTAAAAATGGGGTTAGTTATTTAGATGATTTTGAAGCATCGAGATCTGTTATTGATTTAAAAAGCGCAATATCGTGGCAGATTTCGGGAACGCCACAAATGTTTAATGAATCACAATTAATTGATAATTTAGCTTATGGTTATAACCGGGCAAGATTTGCTTTTTACAACATAGATCCAACATTTTATAATTCTGCATCAACCACTACACCATCAAATATCCGGAACAACAGAAATGAATTGTCTAATCATTATGTAAGGGAAATTATTGAGCAGGAGGTTTTCCCATTTAAAGAAACGGCAACCGGACAGGCTTTAAACCTGATCACACTTGATGTGGCTTATTATCCAACGGTTCGTGGTCCTTATAATTTTCGTACGTCTGGTTTTAGAACTGATGGCTCATTGCTACAACCGCAAAATAATTGGGGTGGCTTTCAGCGAAGAATAGAAACAAATGATTTTGAAGCACTTAATGTGGGTTTTATAGAGTTTTGGGTGATGGATCCCTTTCTGTATAAACCAAATTCGACTGGTGGAGATTTGTATTTTAATTTAGGAAATATATCAGAAGACATTCTAAAGGATGGAAGAAAATCTTTAGAAAATGGTTTACCTGATACCAATGATCCTACAAAATATGATGAAACAAATTGGGGAAGAGTACCAAAATTACAGCCCGTTGTGCAGGCTTTTGCAAATGATCCGGCCTCTCGAAGAGCGCAAGATGTTGGTTTAGATGGTTTATCTGATGCGAATGAACGGGTAAAATTTGCTTCGGCGATAAACTTGATTAAATCTCAATTAAATGCTACGGCTGCCACGGCAATTGATGCGGATCCAGCATCTGATGATTATACCTATTTCAGAGGACCAGAATTGGATCAAATTAATGCAGGAATTTTAAAACGATACGAAAAATATAACGGTACGGAAGGCAATTCTAAAACGGCTCAACAATCTCAAGAAGAATTGGGTTTGGAAAATTCTGCATCTACTTCTTTACCAGATGGTGAAGATATTAATCGCGACAATAACATGACGCAGAGCGATGAATACTTTCAATATAAAGTTTCTGTTAGACCAGCTGATTTAGTGGTTGGGCAAAATTTTATTACAGATAAAGTTATCTCGCAAGTAAGGTTAGCAAATGGAAATGCACAGGCCGTTTCCTGGTATCAGTTCAGAATCCCAATTGGTCAATATCAGCAAAAAGTTGGTGGAATTCAGGATTTCAAATCCATACGTTTTTTCAGAATGTTTATGACGAATTTTGCAGATACGGCAATTATGCGTTTTGCTAAACTGCAGTTAATTCGTGGCGAATGGCGAGAATACAATGCCACTAATGGATCGGCACAGGTAATTGTAGATCCATCTTTACCTGCATTAACACCAGATAATTCTTCTATTGAAGTTTCAACTGTAAATATAGAGGAAAATGGAAAAAGGAGTCCGATACCTTACGTTACGCCTCCTGGCATTTTGCGAGAAAGAGATTATAGCAATTACCGCGGCGATACAAGATTGAACGAACAATCGTTAGCGGTAACAGTAAAAACTTTAAGAGATGGTTATGGAAGGGCGGCTTTTAAAACAGCTTATAGTGATTTTAGATCTTATAAGCATTTAGAAATGTTTGTGCATGCAGAAGCCGTAAACAATCAGTTAATAAGTGATAATGATGTTGCTGCTTTTTTAAGAATTGGTACAGATAATCAGGATAACTATTACGAATATGTGATGCCCTTAAAAATAACAGCGCCAAACACCAGTGATCCGGATGCCATTTGGCCAGATGCCAATAGAATGGACATTGACTTAACGCTTTTTCAGAACGCTAAACTTGCCCGTAACGTTGCTAAACTAGCCAATGGACAATCGTGGCCAATAAATGTTCCATTCACTTATTCTGATGGAACCAGAACCATTATTGTAAAAGGGCAGCCTGACATGAGTAAAGTTCGGGTTTATATGCTTGGAATAAAAAATCCTATCCGTAATATATCAGATGAATTAGACGATGGCCTGGAGAAAAGTGTTCTAGTGTGGTTTAATGAATTAAGGCTTACTGAATTTGATGAAAAAGGAGGATGGGCAGCAACAGCAAGGTTGAATTTAAAACTTGCAGATTTTGCAGATTTAAATTTATCCGGAAGTAAATCGTCAATTGGTTTTGGATCTATAGATTCAAAAGTAAGTGAACGAAATCGTGCTGATAATGTGTTATTAGATGTCTCTTCTGCTGTAGAATTGGGTAAATTTCTCCCACAGAAATCTGGTATAAGAATACCTATGTTTATCAATTATTCAAAACAGGTATCTACGCCACAATATAATCCACGCACACCTGATATTGAACTGAAAAATGCGCTTAATCAATCAACAAAGGAGCAAAAGGATTCTATTTTAAACTTCGCTCAGGATTATACAGTTCGTAGAGGTATCAATTTTACCAACGTTCATAAAGAACGAACCAGTAATGCAAAACCGGTTAGGTTATGGGATATAGAAAACTTTGCAGCCAGCTACGCTTATACGCAATTTAATCATCGTGATTTTATAAATCAGAATAGCCTTCAGAATACTTACAGAGGCTCGTTGCAGTACAACTATTCAAAAGAAGCCAAAACATTTGCACCTTTTGAAAAGATTATAAAATCGAATACACTGGCGCTTTTACGAGATTTTAATTTTAGTATTTTACCAAGTTCCATCAATTTTAGAATAGATGTAGATCGTTTATATTCAGAAAATACCTTAAGAAATAATGATCCGAATAATACCATTGGCGTTTATAAGGGTGGATATGGAACCACATTTAACAAAAACTTTAACGTTAGCAGGGTTTATGGAATTGCATGGAATTTAACAAAATCATTACAGCTAGATTTTAACGCGACCAATTATTCTATCATTGATGAACCTGATGGGAAGATTGAAGGTTTGAAAAGAGATACTGTTTGGGAGAATTTAAAGCGTTTGGGTAGAACAACCAATTACAATCATAACCTTAATGTGACCTATAATCTGCCGATTGAAAAAATTCCGGGATTAAACTGGATTACGGTAAAAACCCGTTATGGAACAAATTTTAATTGGGAAACAGAACCATTGGCTACGCTTAATGATCCTACTATTGATTTAGGGAATACGATTCAAAACAGTAGAAACCTTCAGGTAAATCCTACTTTAAATTTAACCACCCTCTATAATAAATTTGGTTTTATAAGAAATACAACAAATGATCAGGATGAAAATATGCTCAAAAGTTTTTTCATCAATTTGCTAACAAGCTTAAAGAATGTAAACATAAACTATGCGCAAACTAAAGGTGTTTTCTTGCCGGGATATCTACCGACAACTAAATACTTTGGTATGGATGCCGGTGCACCTGGTTTAGGTTTTGTTTTTGGTAGTCAGCGTGACATTAGAGACATGGCTTTGAGCAATAATTGGTTAACAACCGATACTTTGCAAACACAATTATATGTTAATACTTTAAGGGAAGATTTACAATTTACCGGTCAGTTAGAGCCTTTTAAAGATTTGAGGGTAACCTTAAGAGCCAGCAAAGCTCAAACCAGAAACTTTTCGACCAATTTTAGATACGTAGCAAGCGTTGCCTCATTTGAAAATTTAAGCGCAATAACAACCGGAGATTATAGCATTTCTTATATTGCTCTAGGAACTGCATTTAAGGAAAGTAATTCGAGTACGATTTCGGTATTGTTTAATCAGTTTATGGCCAATAGGATAATAATATCACGAAGGTTGGGTGCTCAAAATCGAAATTCTTCTGGTGTGGTTGGCAATTATGCTGATGGTTATGGTAAGGAAAGTCAGGATGTACTTATTTCGGCATTTATGGCGGCTTATACTGGTCATGATCCTGGGAAAACAAAAATGAACTCGTTCCCTAAAATTCCCCTGCCCAATTGGACACTTACTTACGATGGTTTAACTAAAATACCTTTTATTGCCGATAAACTTTCATCGATAAGTTTAAGGCATGGTTACCGATCAGCTTATAATATTAATGGCTTTAACTCTTTATTAAGGTATGAGGAAAGTAATGGTTCTTCAATTAATAGAGATGCAAATAACAATTTCTTGCCTCAGTTTCAATTTGCTCAGGTAACTGTATCCGAATACTTTTCGCCTTTGATTGGTGTAGATACAAGGTTTAAAAACAATTTAACCGCAACTTT
- a CDS encoding lytic transglycosylase domain-containing protein, protein MIKKLLLTSICALLGFTSTFAQNVKIDSISKIQNNIFINTDTVALPILVENPLLMNQNYIYKLRLDSISKTIPLPYNEFVQQYIDVYTKRKDMFGKMIGLSTYYFPIFDKALNDYKLPTEIKYLTIVESQMNPHAISRVGATGIWQFMFGTGKAYGLKMDNFVDERKDPIQASYAAAAYFRDAFEELGDWLLAIAAYNCGKGSVTRAIEKAGSRDFWVIREFLPKETRNYVPAFIAAVYVMNFSAKHQITAQVSNLYLKTDTVQTSKFVSLAMLAKALNVDESTLFALNPSYKKKIVNGTDGLPKRIVMPKIKDNDYAEVYNVLNNANLDTDMQIIQAHTDDVRELRKKATTKVTSTSVTYHKVTVGQTLVSVAVKYGVELQDLKVWNGLKGKTIVPGQKLKIYSKVSHQFKAPAAYLSYKVKLGDTLSEIAEKFDGSTVQSIKRDNRLAKAGLQPGMVLKISKG, encoded by the coding sequence ATGATTAAAAAATTACTTTTAACTTCTATTTGCGCTTTACTCGGATTTACATCAACCTTTGCACAAAATGTTAAAATTGATTCAATCAGCAAGATTCAAAATAATATTTTTATAAATACAGACACGGTGGCTTTACCAATTTTGGTAGAAAACCCGCTGTTAATGAATCAAAATTACATCTACAAGCTTAGGTTAGATTCCATATCAAAAACAATTCCACTTCCTTACAACGAGTTTGTACAGCAATATATTGATGTTTATACCAAGCGCAAAGATATGTTCGGTAAAATGATAGGCCTTTCTACCTATTATTTCCCAATTTTTGATAAGGCTTTAAATGATTATAAACTTCCAACGGAAATTAAATACCTAACTATCGTAGAATCACAAATGAATCCACATGCTATTTCTAGGGTGGGTGCAACAGGTATTTGGCAATTTATGTTTGGTACGGGCAAAGCGTACGGACTAAAAATGGATAATTTTGTTGATGAACGAAAAGATCCAATTCAGGCTAGTTATGCAGCTGCTGCTTATTTCAGAGATGCTTTTGAAGAACTTGGCGATTGGCTTTTAGCAATTGCAGCCTATAATTGTGGTAAAGGAAGCGTAACCAGGGCAATTGAAAAAGCTGGCTCCAGGGATTTTTGGGTAATTAGAGAATTTTTACCAAAGGAAACTAGGAATTATGTGCCTGCTTTTATTGCTGCGGTTTATGTAATGAACTTTTCTGCAAAACATCAAATAACTGCTCAAGTATCTAATTTATACTTAAAAACCGATACCGTTCAAACTAGTAAATTTGTTTCCCTTGCGATGCTTGCCAAAGCACTAAACGTTGATGAATCTACACTTTTTGCCTTAAATCCATCTTACAAGAAAAAAATTGTGAATGGGACGGATGGACTTCCAAAAAGAATAGTCATGCCTAAAATAAAAGATAATGATTATGCTGAAGTTTATAATGTTTTGAATAATGCTAATCTGGATACAGATATGCAAATTATTCAGGCGCATACTGACGACGTAAGAGAGTTAAGAAAAAAAGCAACAACTAAAGTTACTTCTACTTCAGTAACGTATCATAAAGTAACTGTAGGCCAAACATTAGTTTCTGTTGCGGTTAAGTACGGTGTAGAACTACAAGATTTAAAAGTTTGGAATGGTTTGAAGGGAAAGACCATAGTTCCAGGACAAAAGTTAAAAATCTATTCGAAAGTTAGTCACCAATTCAAAGCTCCTGCCGCTTATTTAAGTTATAAAGTTAAATTAGGGGATACGCTTTCAGAAATTGCAGAAAAATTTGACGGATCGACCGTTCAAAGTATTAAAAGAGACAATCGCCTAGCTAAAGCAGGTTTACAACCTGGCATGGTTTTGAAAATTAGTAAAGGATAA
- a CDS encoding NADP-dependent malic enzyme translates to MSKTTRKQDALDYHSQGRPGKIQVVPTKPTTSQRDLTLAYSPGVAEPCLKIAENKEDVYKYTAKGNLVAVISNGTAVLGLGDIGPEAGKPVMEGKGLLFKIFADIDVFDLELDTKNVDDFVKIVKALEPTFGGVNLEDIKAPECFEIERRLKEEMNIPVMHDDQHGTAIISSAALINACEIVKKKLDKIKIVVNGAGAAAISCTKLYVSLGAKKENIIMCDRSGVIRNDREVLDAIKAEFATSRKINTLEEAMKDADVFIGLSSADCVTAEMLTSMAKNPIVFAMANPNPEIAYELAIATRKDIIMATGRSDYPNQVNNVLGFPYIFRGALDVRATSINEPMKIAAVKAIAELAKRSVPEAVNLAYNARNLKFGRDYIIPKPVDFRLITEVSSAVAKAAIESGVARKIITDWDAYAEELRQRLGLDDAIMRAVTIKAKSDPKRVVFAEADNYKILKAAQIVKDDNIAIPILLGNKEKIQKIIDEHGLELDGVEIIDQMRENDKTKKYAASLYKKRQRKGVSLADATKLLRDRNYYGASMVEFGEADAMISGLTKDYGSTIKPALHVIGVEPGVKRVAGMYMMMTKKGPVFFGDTTVNVDPTAEELVDITLLVDKSVKQFNIKPRIALLSYSNFGSNDGVTPNKVRETAKLLHKNHPEVIVDGEIQGNFAINNELLKENFPFSTLADAPANTLIFPNLESGNIAYKLLQELGGAEAVGPILLGLNKPVHIVQLGSSVREIVNMVTIAVVDVQAKEEIATSKRKGIFEKAIKK, encoded by the coding sequence ATGAGTAAGACCACTAGAAAGCAAGATGCACTTGATTATCACTCTCAAGGCCGACCAGGAAAAATACAAGTAGTACCAACTAAACCTACAACATCACAAAGAGATTTAACTTTAGCGTATTCCCCAGGCGTTGCAGAGCCATGTTTGAAAATTGCTGAAAATAAAGAAGATGTTTATAAGTATACTGCTAAAGGAAATCTTGTTGCGGTAATAAGTAATGGAACTGCAGTTTTAGGTTTAGGTGATATTGGTCCGGAAGCAGGAAAACCAGTAATGGAAGGTAAGGGATTACTTTTTAAAATCTTCGCTGATATTGATGTGTTTGATTTAGAGTTAGACACTAAAAATGTAGATGATTTTGTAAAAATTGTTAAAGCATTAGAACCAACTTTTGGTGGGGTTAACTTAGAAGATATTAAGGCACCAGAATGCTTTGAGATTGAGCGCAGATTGAAAGAGGAAATGAATATTCCTGTAATGCATGATGACCAACATGGTACTGCAATTATATCTTCTGCAGCTTTGATTAACGCTTGCGAAATTGTTAAGAAAAAGCTTGATAAAATCAAAATTGTAGTAAATGGAGCAGGTGCAGCAGCAATTTCATGCACAAAATTATATGTTTCGCTTGGAGCAAAAAAAGAAAATATCATTATGTGCGATCGTTCTGGCGTTATCCGGAACGACCGCGAAGTACTTGATGCAATAAAGGCTGAGTTTGCAACAAGCAGAAAAATAAACACACTTGAAGAGGCCATGAAAGATGCTGATGTTTTTATCGGACTTTCATCTGCAGATTGTGTTACGGCAGAAATGTTGACTTCGATGGCTAAAAATCCTATTGTTTTCGCAATGGCAAATCCAAATCCGGAGATTGCTTATGAACTGGCGATAGCTACCCGTAAGGATATTATTATGGCTACAGGCCGTTCTGATTATCCAAATCAGGTAAATAACGTTTTAGGATTTCCATATATTTTCCGCGGCGCTTTAGACGTTCGTGCTACGAGCATTAATGAACCAATGAAGATTGCAGCGGTTAAAGCGATTGCAGAATTAGCTAAAAGATCGGTTCCTGAAGCAGTAAACTTAGCTTACAATGCAAGAAATTTAAAATTCGGTAGAGATTATATCATTCCTAAACCAGTTGATTTTAGATTAATTACGGAAGTTTCATCTGCTGTTGCAAAGGCGGCGATAGAAAGTGGAGTGGCTCGAAAAATCATTACAGATTGGGATGCTTATGCCGAAGAACTTAGACAACGATTAGGATTGGATGACGCGATTATGCGTGCTGTTACCATTAAAGCTAAATCAGATCCGAAGCGTGTGGTGTTTGCTGAGGCTGATAATTATAAAATTTTAAAGGCTGCACAAATTGTAAAAGATGATAATATCGCTATTCCTATCCTTTTAGGAAATAAAGAAAAAATACAGAAAATTATTGATGAGCATGGTTTAGAACTTGATGGCGTAGAAATTATCGATCAAATGCGAGAAAACGATAAAACTAAGAAATATGCTGCTTCACTATATAAAAAACGCCAGCGAAAAGGTGTTTCTTTAGCGGATGCGACAAAATTACTTAGAGATCGTAATTATTACGGTGCATCGATGGTAGAATTTGGTGAAGCTGATGCAATGATTTCTGGTTTAACAAAAGACTATGGATCAACGATTAAGCCAGCGCTACATGTTATTGGCGTAGAACCAGGCGTAAAACGTGTTGCTGGTATGTACATGATGATGACTAAAAAAGGGCCTGTTTTTTTTGGCGATACTACTGTAAACGTTGATCCAACGGCCGAAGAATTAGTTGATATCACTTTATTAGTTGATAAATCTGTTAAACAGTTTAACATAAAACCTCGAATTGCGCTATTATCGTACTCCAATTTTGGGTCAAATGATGGAGTAACGCCAAATAAAGTTAGAGAAACTGCTAAGCTTTTGCATAAAAATCATCCTGAAGTTATCGTTGATGGCGAAATACAAGGGAATTTTGCCATTAATAATGAATTACTTAAAGAAAATTTTCCTTTTAGCACTTTAGCAGATGCACCTGCGAATACTTTAATTTTTCCTAACTTAGAATCCGGTAATATTGCTTACAAACTTTTACAGGAATTAGGTGGAGCTGAAGCTGTTGGGCCAATATTGTTAGGTTTAAATAAACCTGTACATATTGTTCAATTAGGAAGCTCTGTTCGAGAAATCGTGAATATGGTAACAATTGCCGTTGTAGACGTTCAAGCAAAAGAAGAAATCGCTACATCCAAACGAAAAGGTATATTTGAGAAGGCAATTAAAAAGTAA